Proteins found in one Polyangia bacterium genomic segment:
- the mqnE gene encoding aminofutalosine synthase MqnE, translated as MITSIRDKVRAGEPLSFDDGVALYRHPNLIDVAALANEVRERLHGDRTYFNRNLHINATNVCVAGCMFCSFARLKEGDQGAYTMSHAEAWGKLQSRLDTGDPITEIHIVNGLHDKLPFDYYTELLSGLKRLKPSIHLKAFTAVEIFYFHQHFGMPIADVLARLRDAGLDSLPGGGAEIFAARVRKKICDDKCTGDEWLDVHRTAHRMGLRSNCTMLYGTIDSAEDRVDHMLRLRALQEETGGFQTFIPLAFHPDNNALMKLPAPTGTEDLRTYAVARLLLNNIPHIKAYWIMLGVKTAQTALWFGADDLDGTVQEEKIYHMAGAETPQAMTPDEIVRIIQNAGRTPVERDTLYNVIAEGEALAPQKPFRRDVRRKALEVLS; from the coding sequence ATGATCACCAGCATCCGCGACAAAGTCCGTGCCGGCGAGCCGCTGTCCTTCGACGACGGCGTCGCTTTGTATCGCCACCCGAACCTGATCGACGTGGCGGCGCTGGCCAACGAGGTGCGCGAGCGCCTGCACGGCGACCGCACGTACTTCAACCGCAACCTGCACATCAACGCCACCAACGTCTGCGTCGCCGGCTGCATGTTCTGTTCATTCGCCCGCCTGAAAGAAGGTGACCAGGGCGCGTACACCATGTCGCACGCCGAAGCCTGGGGAAAGCTGCAAAGCCGCCTGGACACCGGCGATCCGATCACCGAGATCCACATCGTCAACGGACTGCACGACAAGCTGCCCTTCGATTACTACACCGAACTTCTGTCCGGGTTAAAGCGCCTCAAGCCGTCGATCCACCTCAAGGCCTTCACCGCGGTGGAGATCTTTTATTTCCACCAACACTTCGGGATGCCCATCGCCGACGTGCTGGCGCGTCTGCGTGACGCCGGACTGGATTCGCTACCCGGCGGCGGCGCCGAGATCTTCGCCGCGCGCGTGCGCAAGAAGATCTGCGACGACAAGTGCACCGGCGACGAATGGCTGGACGTGCACCGCACCGCCCACCGGATGGGCCTGCGTTCCAACTGCACGATGCTTTACGGGACCATCGACAGCGCCGAGGATCGCGTCGACCACATGCTACGCCTGCGCGCGCTGCAGGAGGAAACCGGCGGCTTTCAGACCTTCATCCCGCTGGCCTTTCACCCCGACAACAACGCGCTGATGAAGCTGCCGGCCCCGACGGGCACCGAAGATCTGCGCACCTACGCCGTGGCCCGTTTGCTGTTGAACAACATCCCGCACATCAAGGCCTACTGGATCATGCTGGGCGTGAAGACAGCGCAGACCGCGCTGTGGTTCGGCGCCGACGATCTCGACGGCACCGTGCAGGAAGAAAAGATCTATCACATGGCCGGCGCTGAGACGCCGCAGGCGATGACCCCGGACGAGATCGTGCGCATCATCCAAAACGCCGGCCGCACCCCGGTCGAGCGCGATACGCTGTACAACGTGATCGCCGAAGGCGAGGCGCTGGCCCCGCAGAAACCATTCCGGCGCGACGTCCGGCGCAAAGCCCTGGAGGTCTTGTCGTGA